Proteins from a single region of Nomia melanderi isolate GNS246 chromosome 9, iyNomMela1, whole genome shotgun sequence:
- the YME1L gene encoding ATP-dependent zinc metalloprotease YME1L has protein sequence MFSFQSHNQVLYHLTQLTSTVNSKPKPFQIKNKKENEFKKAANDASNNTSAKTGKSYVKVSIDKLNLHDVVATLNIRKNNVWVMLHQLSTKICNENIKENKWKVSYVSETSFTQNKHKLLCTEFMEPIILPITCLLLKQNYRTSCDLSIKNPFNYHLQIRSFRTRHNTKVNLDTKPSFMNKLKEWFLFTSEMRSHLKMESEYNRVKNIFAKSDEPTQNASKIKAAFVEGYEAGLQRHIRSRSLFSKLLTPLLPITLVFLAAYLTVSKGGDVFRFTLGRRSEINPETINVTFDDVKGVEEAMEELRNIVEFLKNPERFSALGGKLPKGILLVGPPGTGKTLLARAIAGEAGVPFFHAAGPEFDELFVGQGARRVRELFRAAKERAPAVIFIDEIDSVGAKRTNSVIHPYANQTINQLLAEMDGFLQNQGVIVLGATNRRDDLDKALLRPGRFDVQVFVNKPNISGRKDILNLYLSRVLTRDIDVEYLARCTAGFTGADIENMINQAALKAAVDDDKYVTMKHLEYARDKVLMGPEGKLKMIDEDAKLLTAYHEAGHALVSYYTKDAVPLHKVTIIPRGHSLGHTSFMPEKDVYHTTKSQLLATMDSMMGGRAAEELIFGPDKVTTGAASDFQQATLVAEQMVKSYGMSEKVGFRAHTDSSSQLYNGGSDYGPSTNELIDNEVKRLLQESYDRARTILKTHAKEHKQLAESLLKYETLDGDEVKAILNGKKTQIESLNTQPSIVDPTKHVL, from the exons atgttttctttcCAATCTCATAATCAG GTGTTGTATCATCTGACACAATTAACTTCAACAGTTAATTCAAAACCTAAaccatttcaaattaaaaacaaaaaagaaaatgaatttaaaaaagcTGCGAATGATGCCTCAAATAATACTTCAGCAAAA ACTGGAAAAAGTTATGTGAAAGTATCAATAGACAAATTAAACTTACATGATGTAGTTGCAACACTTAATATAAGGAAAAATAATGTTTGGGTAATGTTACATCAACTTTCCACAAAAATTTGTAacgaaaatatcaaagaaaacaAGTGGAAAGTATCTTATGTATCTGAAACAAGTTTCACGCAAAACAAACATAAGTTGCTTTGTACAGAATTTATGGAACCGATCATTTTAccaattacatgtttattattGAAACAGAATTATAGAACGTCATGTGATCTTTCCATTAAAAAtccatttaattatcatttacaaaTTCGTAGTTTTAGAACAAGACATAACACGAAAGTAAATTTAGACACAAAACCATCGTTTATGAACAAGTTGAAAGAATGGTTTCTTTTTACTTCAGAAATG AGATCACATTTGAAGATGGAATCAGAGTATAATagagtgaaaaatatatttgctaAGAGTGATGAGCCAACACAGAACGCCAGCAAAATCAAAGCAGCTTTTGTTGAAGGATATGAAGCTGGACTTCAACGACATATTCGTTCACGTTCTCTATTCTCAAAGTTATTGACTCCGCTCCTACCTATAACTTTGGTTTTTCTAGCAGCGTATTTAACAG ttTCTAAAGGGGGAGATGTATTTCGATTTACACTTGGTCGAAGATCTGAGATCAATCCAGAAACAATTAACGTGACTTTTGATGATGTAAAAGGC GTTGAAGAAGCAATGGAGGAATTGAGAAATATAGTTGAGTTTTTGAAAAATCCAGAAAGATTCTCTGCACTTGGTGGAAAATTACCTAAAGGTATATTATTAGTGGGACCACCAGGAACAGGAAAGACATTATTAGCCCGAGCTATAGCTGGTGAAGCCGGTGTACCATTCTTTCATGCAGCTGGACCAGAATTTGATGAACTTTTTGTTGGACAAGGTGCACGTAGAGTAAGAGAGTTATTTA GGGCAGCAAAAGAAAGAGCACCCGCTGTTATATTTATTGATGAAATTGATTCTGTTGGTGCAAAACGTACAAATTCAGTTATTCATCCATATGCaaatcaaacaataaatcaGCTGTTGGCAGAGATGGATGG atttttgcaAAATCAAGGTGTTATAGTATTAGGTGCGACTAATAGACGAGATGATTTAGATAAAGCATTGTTGCGACCCGGTCGTTTTGATGTTCaagtttttgtaaataaacCAAATATTTCTGGTAGGAaggatattttgaatttatactTGTCAAGAGTATTAACACGAGATATTGATGTAGAATATTTAGCTCGTTGTACTGCTGGATTTACTGGAGCCGATATAGAAAATATG aTAAATCAAGCAGCTTTAAAAGCAGCAGTAGATGATGATAAGTATGTAACTATGAAACATCTAGAATATGCCAGAGATAAAGTATTGATGGGTCCTGAAGGAAAACTAAAAATGATTGATGAGGATGCCAAGCTTCTTACAGCATATCATGAAGCAGGACATGCATTGGTTTCATATTATACTAAAGATGCTGTGCCATTACATAAAGTTACTATAATACCTCGTGGACACTCTTTAGGACAC acGTCATTTATGCCAGAAAAAGATGTATATCATACAACAAAATCACAATTACTAGCTACCATGGATTCAATGATGGGTGGTCGTGCTGCAGAAGAATTAATTTTTGGACCTGACAAAGTGACAACTGGAGCAGCAAGTGATTTTCAa CAAGCAACATTAGTTGCTGAACAAATGGTGAAAAGTTATGGTATGTCTGAAAAAGTTGGTTTTCGGGCACATACAGATTCAAGCAGTCAACTCTATAATGGAGGTAGTGATTATGGTCCTAGTACTAATGAACTCATTGATAATGAAGTAAAACGGCTTTTACAG GAATCATATGATCGTGCGAGAACAATATTGAAAACTCATGCAAAAGAACACAAGCAATTGGCAGAATCTTTActtaaatatgaaacattagATGGCGATGAAGTAAAAGCTATACTGAATGGAAAAAAAACTCAAATTGAATCATTAAACACTCAACCATCAATTGTAGATCCAACAAAACATGTATTATAA
- the LOC116431251 gene encoding uncharacterized protein LOC116431251, giving the protein MTVVHDMRAIFFIARIFGCTSQITVENDIKARRRRDILFIVIAISVYMASLVKLIVYKVDTNILDSISEIFTITRVFLFYFCYFTDICLTTLWNRKIRVVLSHLRNFDRATNFNDLPRRRIVRNLSRAFTFITFTWWTITGYITYRVETSHPLYHAFVYVIIDVAVFTQILIFVGFSFLIEERFRQLCNILTFPAGKLFTSNRLTVPFTLQQIWWLHCSLANATEMFNSVYAVQLLLWISSLSVNAMSRLYVMYVLKPSLLLIIRDMIVVMSCAWSLLLITAVCHNTSRKANRIGEIIFSTSSSASMKRVFLQENLEVAAYFQLRKVHFFTVAGFIRIDLPLLLSIVSGMTTYLVIVC; this is encoded by the exons ATGACGGTAGTCCATGATATGCgtgcaattttctttattgctcGGATTTTCGGTTGTACTAGTCAAATCACTGTCGAGAACGACATTAAGGCAAGAAGGCGCCGCGACATACTCTTCATCGTCATTGCGATTTCCGTATACATGGCTAGtttagtaaaattaattgtttacaaGGTAGACACCAACATTTTGGACTCCATATCTGAGATCTTCACCATAACGAgggtgtttcttttttatttttgttatttcacgGACATTTGTTTAACGACGCTGTGGAACCGGAAGATACGCGTTGTTCTCTCGCATCTGCGAAACTTCGACCGTGCCACAAACTTCAACGATTTGCCGAGACGTCGTATTGTGCGAAATTTATCCCGAGCTTTTACATTCATTACGTTTACGTGGTGGACGATAACTGGATACATCACTTACAG AGTGGAAACCAGTCACCCTTTGTACCACGCATTTGTGTATGTCATCATCGACGTAGCGGTGTTCACGCAGATCTTGATATTCGTCGGTTTTTCATTCCTCATAGAAGAAAGATTTCGACAACTTTGCAATATACTGACATTCCCGGCGG GAAAACTGTTTACGTCTAACCGGCTTACTGTACCCTTTACGTTACAACAAATATGGTGGCTACATTGCTCCCTAGCGAATGCCACGGAGATGTTCAATTCCGTGTACGCGGTGCAATTGCTGCTGTGGATCTCCAGTTTGTCCGTGAACGCGATGTCCAGACTTTACGTGATGTACGTTCTGAAGCCGTCTTTGTTATTGATCATCAGAGATATGATAGTAGTGATGTCTTGCGCGTGGAGCCTTCTCTTGATCACTGCTGTCTGTCACAACACGTCGCGCAAG GCCAATCGAATCGGCGAGATTATTTTTTCAACGTCCTCATCTGCTTCGATGAAGCGCGTGTTCCTTCAG GAAAACCTGGAGGTAGCGGCATATTTCCAGCTCAGGAAGGTTCATTTCTTCACTGTGGCTGGCTTCATACGCATCGATCTGCCACTTTTGCTCTCG ATCGTTTCAGGTATGACAACATATTTGGTGATTGTTTGTTAA